GGACATATGTTAAAAAGGGCGGCGGGCAGGGGGGGGGTAACAAATCCAGATGGACTTCTTGGTGAGAATTCCAAATGGGTAGAAAACGgaacccctcccttccccctacaTCAGGTAGACAATCTATCTGCAGTCAAGGTAGCAAAATGGATCTGCAAAACCTGCATATTCTAGAATATGCATTTCCAGCTTAGCCCTCATTTGAattataagagaaagagagagtgtgtgCACAAATGCACACAGACCATCTGCTTAAGGCAAGCCTCTGCTGGGGAATAAATCACTGAATGAGGCATCAGGCAGGGAGGGTTTGAAGGGTAAGAGCAAGGCTGACAGCCACTCCTCACAGGAAACTGAGAAAGGAGTTGGAAGTAGGGGTAGGGAGTGGCTGGCTGTATGAGTCCCAGTTCTCTGGAATAAGAGGGAGCCAAGGAAGATGTGTCTTGAGTCTCTAGTCTCACTCAGACTTGGGAGGTATGGGTGGAATGCTGTTCTAGCCTCTTTAGTGACCCAGTCCctctggaaaggaagaaaggagagtcaTACCTGAGACACGGTCTGCTCCGTAAGGGGGACATCTTCACCCTATGGCACAGAGACACAAGCATTTAGTGTGGGAGAAAGCTGGAGTGAGACCTGATTGGAGTCTGgtattagagaagaaaaaagtgatcCTTTAAACTGAAACAAAGGGCAGATGCACTGAACTTCTCAGTCCCTTCTAGGGACTAGTACAGCTACAATTTTACTTGGCTGGAGGGACTATGAACAAAAAAGGGTCATTTCATCCAGCTTCCATTTTAAGGCAGGAGGACTTCTTAAAAGATTTAACTCCATTCCGAGTAACCAGCAGGTTATCTGATCCTCAACTCCCTTAACTTGGGGGTGAAGGACCTGATTCCCTAGTCAGAAAAGGCCTTCTCTGAATATCAGTATCACTAGGGAAAGGATGAGGGGGAGCCAGGAGTGGTTTAATGGATCCCGCAAAGCCTGATGGGTAACGACAGCATgttaatttgaagaaataaactgCTGCAACAGCAGCCTAAGAAGACAAAGAGGGGAGTTGGTGGGGGGGACCCTCTCTCTTGCCACATAGAGACATATGTTAGAGGAGAAGATTAAACTATGCAAATGGAGCCCACAGCAGTTAAGAGAGAAGATTTCCCATTATCAAGCACTGTCAGCTTTCACTCTGTGGAGGTCAGAGCCAGGACATTCTGTGAATGGGGAGATTTGCTTTGCTCAGACATCTTTGCACCCGTATAATTTGTTGGTGGGCTCTCTCTGCATCCACCATTATCTCCTCAGCTGACCTGGGGCCTTCTATGGTTAACTCAGAGGCCCCTTTCTGAAATCACCAGCACCAAAGAAGACTGAGGTTCTGGCAAATAAGTACTTCCTAATGGAGAGGTACCATCCTCAGTTATGtaacactttattattattattatttttattttttatttttgagacagagtctcgctctgtcgcccaggctggagtgcagtggtgcaatctcggctcactgcaacctccacctcctgggctcaagcgattctcctgccttagcctcctgagtagctgggatcataggcacgcaccaccacacccagctaatttttgtatctttagtagagacagggtttcaccatgttggtcaggctggtctcgaactcctgaccttgtgatccactggcctcggcttcccaaagtgctgggattacaggtgtgagccaccatgcccagccctatgtaacactttaaaagacaaaacagacaCTCTTCTGTCTCAGATGATTGGATCCATCTCCAAGAAGGGAATAAGCCAACTTCAAGTTCCTTTATGATTTCAAAACCATaaatattaaagtttattttattttatcatttattaaataagtatgTATTAAATGTCCACTTTGTGCAAAGACTGTATGAGATGTTAGGCACCATACTAGGGGTAGAAATAAgttatttctgcttctttctttgggacaacaagagaagggaagagaaaggctgaatgtatttgaaagaaaaagagaaggctgTATGTATCCTATGAGCCCCAACTACTGGACACATCCAGCAGGTCTGGCTCTGGAGGGTGTTTGTGAATAGATGCGGGGATGCAGAGAAACACATTCCTGCTTACCCTTAAAGCCACCCGGTGTACCACCTGCTGGGGATCACTCTCTAGGATCACCCtgcaaaaacaaagaagagatCATTGTTCACTCTGTCCTGAAGGCACAGAGTGCCTCGCTGTCGGGGAATAGGACCTCTGGCCACTGAGCCTGCTTGACTTAGGACAGGGGCAGTTATCCCACCACCTCACCCAAGATCAAGGCAGGTCAGAGAACTTACCCTCCATCTACAATTTCATCCACAGCCAAGAACAGCCCCTCCATGTTCTCCAGCAGTGCTCGCTTTTCTACATTTTTCCTGAGTCcccaggagaagagaagagaaaaaccaaCTTGTGTGTGAAAGAAATCCTAGGACCTTGTCTGAATTGAGGAACCTAAACTAGACCAATAAACATTTCCACCAACcacaaaaagaagtaaataaggTGAAGAACTTTTTAGCTAGTTCACTCAAAACCCCTTTCTACTCTTGTTTGCTGAATAAGGAATGTATGGAAAGAGATTCAAATAACACAGTCAATTTCTGACTATTCAGGGGTTGATTATCCACACTATTCTTTCCTACCTGCCATGATGCTGCTCATAACATTGCTCATAAACACTGACATCAGTGGGTGGAAAAAAACGATATAAACAGAGCTAGGATTCAATCTGGaggtggctgggggtgggaggggttgAATGCAAACCTTATTTGTACTCAAGCTCTGACAAACCTCCTGAGACATTCTCTGTTCCCTCTTCTCCCTATCCCTTACCAGCTCTACTCAGGCCCTGAAAAGAAGCCCAAAGGGGGGCAGGGTCTGCATACAACAGCCTCAGATCCAGTGGTTGGTGCATGTGGCCTGTCACATCCGTCAGTTTGAGTCTTTCACTAGATTACCCAAAATGAAGTCTACTCATTCACCTGGATAAGAAATAAATCATCCCCTTCCTGAGGAAATCTGAGCCATTCACCCTGCTGATTTTGCAGGGCTGAGAGTACCTGCTGTTCTGTTCTGGATGGATGTCTGTACTGGGTTCACTTGGGAGCTGCTGGGGGAATGAAGTTCAGAGCCCCGGATGTTTTCAGGAAAAGTAACTTATATCTCTTCTATTACCCATCTACACGGGTAACAGAGAACAGAGGGCTAGTGGGGAGGTGGAAAGGGAGGAGAGGGTAAATGGCAGAAgcttcctgttttttgttttgttttgttttttgagacagggtcttgctatgtcgcctaggctggagtgcagcagcatgatcacagctcactgcagcctcaacctcctgggctcaagcaatcttcctacctcagcctcctgagtagctgagactacaggcacgcaccaccacacctggctaatttttttattttttgcagagacagggtctcactgtgttgcccaggcttgtcttgaactcgactcatgcaatcctcctgcctgggtgcTTCCTGTTTTACAGAAGGGAAAAAACAAGGACTAGAAGTCAAAAAAaaacactgggcacagtggctcatgcctataatcccagcactttgggaagccaaggtaggtggatcatttgaggtcaggatttcaagaccagcctggccaacatggtaaaaccccgtctctactaaaaacacaataattagccaggcatggtggcgcgtgcctgtaatcccagctactctacttgggaggctgaggcaggagaatcacttgaacctgggaggcagaggttgcagtgggcagagatcatgccactgcactccagcctgggtgacagagtgagactccatctcaaaaaaaaaaaaaaaaaagaaaaaaaaattgggagtgTTACTTCCATTCCTGAAGTACTGAATGACATTTCATCTGGGACACTTCCTTATGCTTGCCCTTTCCCTACTTCTAATGTCAAGAATGAAGCCCAGGAAAGCACCTTGAGGATGCTCAGATCTGACAGGGCCACAGGGGATTACAAGAGTAAACACAGAGGTAAAGATTCGGCTCCCTCCCAGTCCTCTTCCTTAGTAAGAGAATTATTCTATGGGAGGGACATACTCTCCATCCATTCCTCCCCAGTAGCATGAATTATTGTGAATTAATAAacccaacttcttttttttttttttttttgagacagagtctcactctgtcgccaaagctggagtgcagtggcgcgatctcagttcattgcaagctccgcctcccaggttcatgccattctcctgcctcagcctcccgagtagctgggactacaggtgcctgctaccatgcctggctaattttttgtatttttagtggagacagggtttccccatgttagccaggatggtctcgatctcctgacctcgtgatctgcccgcctcggcctcccaaagtactgggattatgagcgtgagccaccaagcctggcaaaACCCAACTTCTAAAACTAAATCAACTCCCTGCAGCCTTTGCCAATCCCCTATAATCCCTGGGCCTGAAGAATGGTTACTTTATCTcccaaaaagaaatcaacaatgCCCTGCTCTTTCCATCATaacttgagggaaaaaaaaagaatgtcctgCTCACCTCAGCATCTGGCTCAATGAGTCGAAGAGGCAGTTCAGAACAGCCATGAGCATCAGCTGTTGGGAAACAGAGGAGGCCGAAGGATAAGGTTCAAGGCCCTGAAAGCTGCTACCTAAAAACAAAACCTCCTAATTCATTAAACATCAAAAGACACAGGCTTTCACAAAGGACCAAAAACATAAGGTGGAAGTGAGAGCACAACAGGAAGAGGATCTGTGATTTCTCACAGAAATAAATTCTGCTGCATGATCCCACAATTCAACATCTCTTTTAGCCAAAAGTTTAAACAGAACTTTCCTGTCACAGTCCTCTACAATGTCTTCACCAACTGTTTATGTGTTACCTGATGTCTTAGGTAGAGAAATCATTAACCAAGCAATAGCTGAGGTCAGAGGAAGGCTGCAGAGTTAGTGTAAAAAGCATGGACtttaattggctgggcacagtggctcacacctgtaacgtCTAGACCCTGTCTAGACTCTGACtctatcccagcacttttggaggccgaggcaggccgattgcttgagctcaggagttgagaccagcctaggcaacatggcaaaactctgtctctacaaaaaatacaaaaaaaaattagccaggcatggtggtgggcacctgcagtcctagctacttgggaggctaaggcggtagaatcacttgagcccgggagccagagggtgcagtgagccgagatcgcaccactgcagtccagcctgggagacagaacaagaccctgcatcaaattttttttttttttttttttttttttgagagtctcgctctgtcacccaggctggagtgcaatggcgcaatctgagctcactgcaacctccacctcccaggttcaagcaattctcctgcctcagcctcccaagtagctgggattacaggcacccaccaccacgcccagctaatttttgttgttgctgttgtttgtttgtttgagacggagtctcgctctgtcgcccaggctggagtgcagtggcatgatctcggctcactgcaacctccgcctcccgggttcacgccattctcctgcctcagcctcccgagtagctgggactacaggtgcctgcaccacacccagctaattttttgcatttttagtagacatggggtttcactgtgttagccaggatggtctcgatctcctgacctcgtgatccgcctgcctcggccacccaaagtgctgggattacaggtgtgagccaccacgcctggcctgtatttttagtagagacaggatttcgccatgttggccagcctggtctcaaactcctgacctcaagtgatccacccaccttggcctcccaaagtgctgggattacaggcgtgagccaccatgttcggCCTGtgtctcaaaattttttaaaaagcatggacTTTAAGTCAGACAGATATGGGTTTGAATCCAAGCTGAGCCATTTTCTACGTGTGACCCTGAGAAAGTTATTAGGTTGAACCACATCAGATAACTGCCACTTTTGTACTTTTCACAATGGTCACATACAAGTAATTTCATATGGTTCTTCAGGgtttggtttcctcatttgtaaaacaaaggCACTAATGCCTACAACTCATAGAAGTGCTATGAGGTTTAAATAACAATGTACTTTACAAAGCACTTATGATAATAAGAGCTCAGTAAGAGTTGACTTTCTCAAACTTTTACTTTTGCCTCAAATTATCTGggggcttatttttatttatctattctccTAGAAGTTGCTACCTGAGGCAAATAGCTTTTCCTGCATATAGGAAGCAGGTTAGGACTATACCCCAAGGTCTTCTCCAGTGACCCATTCAGAATGTATGGTTTCAACATGACCCAGGTTGTTAGCTAATTGGCTCAAACTCAGTCAGGTATGGACCCTTCATAGAAGAAGCAAGTATCCCCCTGCAATCTTGACCATACCTCAGaaatccatcttaaaaaacacTACTCAGGGAAGGGTATTAAAACATATATGATGTTTCCTAATGGATATAAAAGATTAATCTAGGAAAACTTCCTTTCTAGGCGATTCATTCGCCGGGCCATGTTTGTGAGGCTGGTGGGATCTCTGACAACTTCATTAGCTTGGTCAGAAGCCAGAGGAATACGGCTCTATTAGGGCCCCAAACCAGTGGCTATGTACTGCCTGTGGTTTAGAAAGTAGGATCAGAAATAGCAAAGAGGGGTGGGGATTCTCACCTCATTTTCATAGGAGCTGCCAATCACATAGAAATAGAGATCTATACTGCTTTTGTATACCACTGTCAGGCCTTCCAAGAGGGCAATTTCACctggtgggggaaaaaaagtaaaaagagtgGGTGGCCTGAGATAAGGAAGTAGGAAAGAAGGAGTTACCAgtcaggcgcagcggctcacgcctgtaatcctagcaccttgggaagccgcgccaggcggatcacctaaggtcaggagttcaagaccagcctggccaacatggtgaaaccccgtctccagtaaaaatacaaaaattagccgggcctggtggtgcgcacctgtaatccctgctacttgggaggctgagatgggagaaccacttgaacctgggaggcggaggttgcagtgagccgagatctcgccactgtactccagcctgggcgacagagagagactctgtctcaaaaaaaaaaaaaaaaaaaaaaaaaaaaggtgttaccACCAATTCCTAGTATCCAGCTGTTTTGGGCTAAGGTGAGGCCGACTGTAATGACCTCCAAAGTCAGAAGATGATCTGCGCTTTTTGGGTGGTGGCAGGAGAAGAGAAGTATGAACTTGGGGGAGTCTAAATGTATCTTCTGTAACCACCATCCTCCGTTCCTGCCCACTATACCTATTTTCCTCCTTGTATATGAGACAGGATACTAGTCGATCCTTCGGAGGTGAAAATGCAGAGCGGTCACCTTTACAGACTTCCATTTACCTGCCCTAATGGATGCGGTACAATAAGCAGAGCTGCAGTTAAATTTGTCAAGTGAGGCTCATAAATCCAGGAACTAGACAGGTAGCTAACAGCCAACCTTCCAGCACGGTATTCCCGTGTGAGGTACACTCACCTCCCCATTACATTCTGAAGAGTTTATTATAcaaggggaggaaggaaaaaaaagaaaaaggaggcagaGTCATTTCATCCTTTCTCCGCAGCCCTGTTACCACCCCCTTTCCACCATGGTTCCCCCCAACACGGGTAGTAGTGAAAGGAAAATGACCTACTGTCAGTCCGATGGGTCTTGTTGAAAATGTTCTTCTCAAAGGCCTTTTGCTCCTTGACACTGGGGTAGGTGTCGTCATAGTACTGGTCAGAGGGAAAGGAGACAGGGTTGGGTCACTAGAGCTGGAAGCCAGAATGATTAGTGACTATGTTTTGCCCTGGGATCTTGGATTTCTCTCCTTCAAGGCATGGGGCAAGGGAGAAATACTGACATGGAAAAGGAAGGACTGTAGAGGCACAGAATGGGCAGTGAGtaatccaagaaaaataaataaaagacccTGCCATAAGCAACCCCACCTCACATTTCTAAGACTGTCTGAGGGCAGAAGCCTACCAGCCCTACAGTGAGGCTCTGCACCTGTCTGCAATCTAGACCTCTCCTAAAACCATTCTCATCAAGTGTTTCCTAGGAGCTACCCCATGTCAGGAAGCAGTGCCAGAGAACACAAAAAACACTAGAAGCACAGAACACTTCCATAGACCCCCACTCACTGTATGAAGCTCAGGAATGGGGAAAGGCTACAAAAACCTCCTCCAAAGAAAGGCAAACCCTGCCCTATGGTCTATCGTAGCTTTCTTTTCTGCAAGCTGAAAGAAGCATCCAGCATACCACTGAGCCCATTCCCAGGCTCTCCCTGGCAAGGGGGCGGAGATGCAGGCTGCTAAATCGCTAGCTCTTTAGGGGCTAATCCGTCGCAGTCAGCTGAAGACCTATGACAGGTCTGGCATTTAGTAACTGGATAACTGTTTCAAAAGGTGTCCTGCATAGTTACATCCAATTACTGGGAGGAACAGCTGGTGAATTCTAAACTAATCTCTACCTGCTGATTGATTTATGCTATGCTCGCCCAGAGTTAATACACCAGggacagaagaaatttctacaGGAGGGGGAGAAtatggagggagagagggtgtcctttcttctttcttccaacAGATCTAAAGTTGGAAACATCACTCTGGGAAAGTCAGGAGGTAACAAGCTTGATGATGACTATAAACCTAGGAATGGAACCTTGGAACTGCAAGAGAATTCTCTGGAAAAACCCAGGCAGGGTGACATGGTAGAAGGGAAGGGGACAGGAATATGATGGACATGGGCGGGCTGCCTCTTAGCATCTACATACTGCTTTGTTAGGAACCAAGGTTTCAAAGCTTTTCCCTAATCTGATGCTGACAAGAAAGGAGGTCAAAGTCTGAGGACAGCAAGCAGGGCAGCAGTACAACTAAGGgacaaaagaaaacaggttttATCTGGAGTAGGCAAGATAAGATGGAAGaattcaggccgggtgtggtggctcacacctgtaatcccaacactttcggaggccgaggagggcgaatcatgaggtcaggagtttgagaccagtctggccaacatgctgaaaccctgtctctactaaagatacaaaaaattagccgggcatggtagcgcgtgcctgtaatcctagctactcgggaggctgaggctgcagtgagccaaggtcgcaccattgcactccagcctggg
This window of the Nomascus leucogenys isolate Asia chromosome 11, Asia_NLE_v1, whole genome shotgun sequence genome carries:
- the COPZ1 gene encoding coatomer subunit zeta-1; this translates as MEALILEPSLYTVKAILILDNDGDRLFAKYYDDTYPSVKEQKAFEKNIFNKTHRTDSEIALLEGLTVVYKSSIDLYFYVIGSSYENELMLMAVLNCLFDSLSQMLRKNVEKRALLENMEGLFLAVDEIVDGGVILESDPQQVVHRVALRGEDVPLTEQTVSQVLQSAKEQIKWSLLR